A stretch of the Thermus hydrothermalis genome encodes the following:
- a CDS encoding V-type ATPase subunit subunit G family protein, whose product MGGLGLIKTLAEKEKELLARLEAAKKEAEDLLKRAEAEAKALLEEAEAKAKALEAEFKEKEARETEALLAQYRKRAEAEAQAVKEKGMARLEEAVSLVLKEVLP is encoded by the coding sequence ATGGGAGGCCTGGGACTTATCAAGACCCTAGCGGAGAAGGAGAAAGAGCTCCTTGCCCGCCTCGAGGCCGCCAAGAAGGAGGCGGAGGACCTCCTTAAGCGGGCGGAGGCCGAGGCCAAGGCCCTCCTGGAGGAGGCGGAGGCCAAGGCCAAGGCCTTGGAGGCGGAGTTCAAGGAAAAGGAGGCCAGGGAAACCGAAGCCCTCCTGGCCCAGTACCGCAAGCGGGCGGAGGCCGAGGCCCAGGCGGTGAAGGAGAAGGGCATGGCCCGCCTGGAGGAGGCGGTGAGCCTGGTGCTCAAGGAGGTCTTGCCGTGA
- a CDS encoding class I SAM-dependent rRNA methyltransferase — translation MRILVNERGAARLLARHLWVFRRDVVSGPDTPGLYPVYWGKRFLALALYNPQSDLTVRAFRFRPALDPVEALLENLDRAIKRRLPHLEREPEGGFRLSHAEGDFLPGLVVDYYAGHAVVQATAHAWEALLPQVAERLRPLAKSVLAKNDAKSRELEGLSLYVRPLLGEVPKQVAVREGKVRYLVDLLEGQKTGAYLDQRDNRILMEAFQGERALDVFSYAGSFGLHLALGFKEVISVDTSAEALQRAQENARLNGLSLQTVEANAFDYLRGLEKAGERFDLIVLDPPAFAKGKKDVERAYRAYKEVNLRAIKLLKEGGILATASCSHHLTEPLFYEMLREAAQDAHRTLRVLEKRGQGFDHPVLLNHPETHYLKFALLEVL, via the coding sequence GTGAGGATTCTCGTCAACGAACGCGGGGCCGCCCGCCTCCTAGCCCGCCACTTATGGGTATTCCGCCGCGATGTGGTTTCGGGGCCCGACACGCCGGGGCTTTACCCCGTCTACTGGGGCAAGCGCTTCCTGGCCTTGGCCCTCTACAACCCCCAAAGCGACCTCACCGTGCGGGCCTTCCGCTTCCGGCCCGCCCTGGACCCGGTGGAAGCCCTCCTGGAGAACCTGGACCGCGCCATAAAGCGCCGCCTGCCCCACCTGGAAAGGGAGCCCGAAGGGGGCTTCCGCTTGAGCCACGCCGAGGGGGACTTCCTCCCGGGGCTCGTGGTGGACTACTACGCCGGCCACGCCGTGGTCCAGGCCACGGCCCACGCCTGGGAAGCCCTTTTGCCCCAGGTGGCGGAAAGGCTTAGGCCCCTGGCCAAAAGCGTCCTGGCGAAGAACGACGCCAAGAGCCGGGAACTGGAGGGGCTTTCCCTCTACGTCCGCCCCCTCTTGGGAGAGGTGCCCAAGCAGGTGGCGGTGCGGGAAGGGAAGGTGCGCTACCTGGTGGACCTCCTGGAGGGGCAGAAGACGGGGGCCTACCTGGACCAGCGGGACAACCGCATCCTCATGGAGGCGTTTCAGGGGGAAAGGGCCCTGGACGTCTTCAGCTACGCCGGAAGCTTCGGCCTCCACCTGGCCCTGGGCTTCAAGGAGGTCATCAGCGTGGACACCTCGGCGGAAGCCCTCCAGCGGGCCCAGGAAAACGCCCGCCTCAACGGCCTAAGCCTCCAAACGGTGGAGGCCAACGCCTTTGACTACTTGAGGGGTCTGGAGAAGGCGGGGGAGCGGTTTGACCTCATCGTCCTAGACCCTCCCGCCTTCGCCAAGGGGAAGAAGGACGTGGAGCGGGCCTATAGGGCCTACAAGGAGGTGAACCTGAGGGCCATCAAGCTCCTCAAGGAGGGGGGCATCCTGGCCACGGCGAGCTGCAGCCACCACCTCACCGAACCCCTCTTCTACGAGATGCTCCGGGAGGCGGCCCAGGACGCCCACCGCACCCTCCGCGTCCTGGAGAAGCGGGGCCAGGGCTTTGACCACCCCGTCCTCCTCAACCATCCGGAAACCCACTACCTGAAGTTCGCCCTTCTAGAAGTGCTCTGA